One stretch of Pseudomonas fluorescens Q2-87 DNA includes these proteins:
- the pedF gene encoding cytochrome c-550 PedF: MTTKRNAIIASALLIGLIGVGSAWAHGNVVPQAVETKGLTPIKDTGVTVDGDGWAAVNPYRTSPEHDRALEIGSSAYNQNCAACHGLEAKSGGIAPDLRMLDAAEAGDEWFVERVRHGAVRDGRVYMPKMADYLSQEALWAVRTYLDSVHVEE, translated from the coding sequence ATGACAACAAAACGCAACGCCATCATCGCTTCCGCATTGCTGATTGGGCTGATCGGCGTAGGCTCCGCGTGGGCCCATGGCAACGTAGTGCCCCAGGCAGTGGAAACCAAGGGGCTGACCCCGATCAAGGACACCGGCGTGACCGTGGACGGCGACGGCTGGGCCGCGGTAAACCCCTATCGCACCTCGCCCGAGCATGACCGGGCCCTGGAAATCGGCTCATCGGCCTACAACCAGAACTGCGCCGCCTGCCACGGCCTGGAGGCCAAGTCCGGCGGCATCGCCCCAGACTTGCGGATGCTCGACGCGGCCGAAGCCGGCGATGAATGGTTCGTCGAACGCGTGCGTCACGGCGCGGTGCGCGATGGCCGGGTCTACATGCCGAAGATGGCCGACTACCTGAGCCAGGAAGCCTTGTGGGCGGTGCGCACTTATCTTGACAGCGTGCACGTCGAGGAGTGA
- a CDS encoding quinoprotein dehydrogenase-associated SoxYZ-like carrier — protein sequence MKWPMWCLLWCGLPMIALAAVEPGKDPVPSVMWVFYHKQLLGDAPFVFDDRVRLLAPPFAEDARQVPLEIDARAFTGDVVRILAWAELNPLPKIVDFQPGERVLPWLSIRIRIEQATPLRAAVQTRDGLWHVGSTLIDAAGGGCTAPSVVRTQAGWEEHLGEVLGARYPRGDASRLRLQVAHPMDNGLVSGIPEFFLNQAQLLDVDGHVLARLELFPAVSENPNLGFDIQGPGQTRLVMRDNSGNAFEAAIP from the coding sequence ATGAAATGGCCCATGTGGTGCCTGTTGTGGTGCGGCCTGCCGATGATCGCGCTGGCGGCGGTCGAGCCGGGCAAGGATCCGGTGCCCTCGGTGATGTGGGTCTTCTATCACAAGCAACTGCTGGGCGACGCGCCGTTCGTGTTCGACGACCGGGTCCGGTTGCTGGCGCCACCCTTCGCCGAGGATGCGCGCCAGGTGCCGCTGGAAATCGATGCCCGGGCGTTCACCGGCGACGTGGTCCGGATACTGGCCTGGGCCGAACTGAACCCGTTGCCGAAAATCGTCGACTTCCAACCGGGGGAGCGGGTGCTGCCCTGGCTGTCGATCCGCATCCGTATCGAACAAGCCACTCCGCTGCGCGCCGCTGTACAGACCCGCGATGGCCTGTGGCACGTTGGCTCGACCTTGATCGACGCGGCTGGCGGCGGCTGCACCGCGCCCAGTGTGGTGCGTACCCAGGCCGGTTGGGAGGAGCATCTGGGCGAAGTGCTCGGCGCCCGTTATCCCCGTGGTGACGCCAGTCGCCTGCGCCTGCAAGTGGCCCATCCGATGGATAACGGCCTGGTCAGTGGCATCCCTGAATTCTTCCTCAATCAAGCCCAATTACTGGATGTCGACGGCCACGTGCTGGCACGCCTGGAGCTATTCCCGGCGGTCAGTGAAAACCCCAACCTGGGTTTCGACATCCAAGGCCCCGGGCAGACCCGCCTGGTGATGCGCGATAACAGCGGCAACGCCTTCGAAGCGGCGATTCCCTGA
- a CDS encoding response regulator, producing MNILLVDDHAVVRQGYASLLRALMPQLQVREAATGEEALNQVQEQVPHLVIMDFSLPGISGLETTRRLRQRLPQLRVLFFSMHDELPLVRQALDAGAAGYLTKNSAPQVLMEAVRRVLAGHAYIEPSLATQLACANSRDNTDPRLQCMTQRELEIFVMLAKGTPARTIAEQLCISAKTVSNHLTLLKSKLQVSSHAELVHLGIDMGVVRVAG from the coding sequence ATGAACATCTTGTTGGTGGACGACCATGCAGTGGTTCGGCAGGGCTATGCCAGTCTTTTGCGAGCGCTGATGCCGCAGCTGCAGGTCCGGGAAGCAGCCACCGGTGAGGAGGCGCTGAACCAGGTCCAGGAGCAAGTGCCCCACCTGGTGATCATGGATTTCAGCCTGCCGGGCATCAGCGGCCTGGAAACCACCCGGCGCTTGCGCCAGCGCCTGCCGCAACTGCGGGTGTTGTTCTTCAGCATGCACGATGAGTTGCCGTTGGTGCGCCAGGCGCTGGACGCCGGTGCCGCCGGCTACCTGACCAAGAACTCGGCGCCCCAGGTGTTGATGGAGGCGGTGCGACGGGTACTGGCCGGGCATGCTTACATCGAGCCATCCCTGGCCACGCAACTGGCCTGCGCCAACTCCCGGGACAACACCGACCCGCGCCTGCAATGCATGACCCAGCGAGAGCTGGAAATTTTCGTCATGCTCGCCAAAGGCACCCCCGCGCGCACCATCGCCGAACAGCTGTGCATCAGCGCCAAGACCGTGTCCAACCACCTGACACTGCTCAAGAGCAAGCTACAGGTCAGCTCCCATGCGGAATTGGTGCACTTGGGGATCGATATGGGGGTGGTGCGGGTGGCGGGCTGA
- a CDS encoding pentapeptide repeat-containing protein yields the protein MKSLSLLLLFVGAFANADDTDTPLTLNGCVIAESSQCPGADLRGARLANQDLRKMNLSGADLRNADLRHARLDLANLERANLQGANLTRASLQQSNLRLADFSGATLKAIQGWGLFAQGTQFQRADLTAAYLQFARLSGAKLTEANLQAADLEMAWLSKADLKGADLRDANLQEAKLGESNLEDANLSGSRQHYGNYQDANMRGCTGCPTSWDK from the coding sequence ATGAAATCATTGTCATTGCTGCTTCTGTTCGTTGGCGCCTTTGCCAACGCCGACGACACCGACACCCCCCTTACCCTCAACGGCTGCGTCATCGCCGAATCCAGCCAATGCCCTGGCGCCGACCTGCGTGGCGCCCGGCTGGCCAACCAGGACCTGCGCAAAATGAATCTCAGCGGCGCCGACCTGCGCAACGCCGACCTGCGTCATGCACGGCTGGACCTTGCCAATCTGGAACGGGCCAACCTGCAAGGCGCCAACCTGACCCGCGCCAGCCTGCAGCAAAGTAACTTGCGCCTGGCCGACTTCAGCGGCGCCACGCTCAAGGCAATCCAGGGTTGGGGCCTGTTCGCCCAAGGGACGCAATTCCAGCGTGCCGACCTGACGGCCGCCTACCTTCAGTTCGCTCGACTGTCCGGCGCCAAGCTGACCGAGGCCAATCTGCAGGCTGCCGACCTTGAGATGGCCTGGTTGAGCAAGGCCGACCTCAAGGGCGCCGACCTGCGCGACGCCAACCTGCAGGAAGCCAAGCTCGGCGAAAGCAATCTGGAAGACGCCAACCTGAGCGGTTCACGCCAGCACTATGGGAATTACCAGGATGCGAATATGCGCGGGTGTACGGGATGTCCAACGTCGTGGGATAAATAG
- a CDS encoding substrate-binding periplasmic protein: protein MRLFAWVVCGLLLCGQAAQAQVRSYDQMIVAGELKVAVYKDFAPYSFEDNGQPRGVDVELAQALAKALGVRLQLIWAPPGEKLDDDLRDYIWRASPLHHRQLADLMMRVPYDHDYVQRRNDIGELENAQVVMFGPYQQECWQVAYDRRRLDSVGSVAVFQQHPIGVEVDSVPSFYLTSVFNGMLSAKTRHYPGVGQAFKAMQAGEVDAVMAMRAEVDWQVHEAADPQLALAENAYPNMGKQRWEIGMAVHESNRQLAYAVEEALEGLIRDGSVKTVYAHYGLRYEVPEMYQ from the coding sequence ATGCGCCTGTTCGCGTGGGTAGTGTGCGGCTTGTTGCTGTGCGGGCAGGCGGCGCAGGCACAGGTGCGCAGCTACGACCAGATGATCGTTGCCGGTGAGCTGAAAGTGGCCGTCTACAAGGACTTCGCCCCTTACAGTTTTGAAGACAACGGCCAACCCAGGGGCGTAGACGTGGAACTGGCTCAGGCGCTGGCCAAGGCATTGGGCGTGCGTCTGCAATTGATCTGGGCGCCGCCCGGCGAGAAGCTCGATGACGACCTGCGCGATTACATTTGGCGCGCCAGTCCGCTGCACCACCGACAACTCGCCGATCTGATGATGCGTGTTCCGTACGATCACGACTACGTGCAGAGACGCAACGACATCGGGGAACTGGAAAACGCCCAGGTGGTGATGTTCGGGCCCTACCAGCAAGAGTGCTGGCAGGTGGCGTATGACCGTCGCCGGTTGGATTCGGTGGGCAGCGTCGCGGTGTTCCAGCAGCACCCCATAGGCGTTGAAGTCGACAGCGTGCCGTCGTTCTACCTGACTTCAGTGTTCAACGGCATGCTCAGCGCCAAGACTCGCCATTACCCAGGCGTTGGCCAGGCTTTCAAGGCCATGCAGGCTGGGGAAGTCGACGCGGTCATGGCCATGCGCGCAGAAGTGGATTGGCAAGTGCACGAGGCCGCCGATCCGCAACTGGCCCTGGCGGAAAATGCCTACCCGAACATGGGCAAGCAACGTTGGGAAATCGGCATGGCGGTGCATGAAAGCAACCGACAGCTGGCCTATGCGGTGGAAGAAGCGCTGGAAGGCTTGATCCGCGACGGCAGTGTCAAGACGGTCTATGCCCATTACGGCCTGCGCTATGAAGTGCCGGAAATGTATCAATAG
- a CDS encoding quinoprotein relay system zinc metallohydrolase 1, which produces MRWLLLILISWNVAAWAGTDYSLKPRQIAEGTWLLEGSTENFAKDNGGNIVNTAFIITDAGVVVIDTGPSKRYGEALRQAIAATTDKPVIQVLLTHHHPDHVLGNQAFSDVPIGALAGTTDLLRQQGDAMAENMYRLVGDWMRGTEVVLPTQVVTPGVLKVGNHALRLLQLAGHTGADLAILDDTTGVLFAGDLVFYERALTTPNSPGLDVWLNDLDTLQALPWKQIVPGHGPLATDAQPFAQMRDYLGWLDQLMRDGAARGDDMAEMIRSPIPERFAGISLSRYELIRSVSHLYPRYERAGMKRVDAQPQ; this is translated from the coding sequence ATGCGCTGGTTATTGCTGATTCTCATAAGTTGGAACGTGGCTGCATGGGCCGGGACGGATTATTCACTCAAGCCACGGCAAATCGCTGAGGGTACCTGGCTGCTGGAAGGCAGCACCGAAAACTTTGCCAAGGACAATGGCGGCAACATCGTCAACACCGCCTTCATCATCACCGACGCCGGTGTCGTGGTGATCGATACCGGGCCGTCGAAACGCTATGGCGAGGCTTTGCGCCAGGCCATCGCGGCGACCACCGACAAACCAGTGATCCAGGTCCTGCTGACCCATCATCACCCCGACCATGTGCTGGGCAACCAGGCCTTCAGCGACGTGCCCATCGGTGCGTTGGCGGGGACCACGGACCTGCTGCGCCAGCAGGGCGATGCCATGGCGGAGAACATGTACCGGCTGGTGGGCGACTGGATGCGCGGCACCGAGGTGGTATTGCCCACTCAGGTGGTAACGCCCGGTGTGCTCAAAGTGGGTAATCACGCCTTGCGCCTGCTGCAACTGGCCGGGCACACCGGGGCGGACCTGGCGATTCTCGATGACACCACCGGCGTGCTGTTCGCCGGTGACCTGGTGTTTTACGAGCGCGCCCTGACCACCCCCAACAGCCCGGGCCTGGACGTGTGGCTCAACGACCTCGATACCCTGCAAGCCTTGCCTTGGAAACAGATCGTGCCCGGTCACGGCCCACTGGCGACTGACGCCCAGCCCTTTGCCCAGATGCGCGATTACCTGGGCTGGCTCGACCAACTCATGCGCGACGGCGCGGCCCGGGGCGACGACATGGCCGAGATGATCCGCAGCCCCATCCCAGAGCGCTTCGCCGGGATCAGCTTGAGCCGTTATGAACTGATTCGCAGCGTCAGTCATCTCTATCCACGCTATGAGCGGGCGGGGATGAAGCGGGTGGATGCCCAACCGCAATAG
- the exaA gene encoding quinoprotein ethanol dehydrogenase — translation MRIKTLPALSSLTVALLLAGSLSLSTHANAAVTWEDIANDHLTTKDVLQYGMGTNAQRWSPLAQVNDKNVFKLTPAWSYSFGDEKQRGQESQAIVSDGVVYVTGSYSRVFALDAKTGKRLWTYNHRLPDNIRPCCDVVNRGAAIYGDKIYFGTLDARLVALDKNTGKVVWNKKFGDHAGGYTMTGAPVLIKDKTSGKVLLIHGSSGDEFGVVGQLFARDPDTGEEVWMRPFVEGHMGRLNGKDSTPTGDVKAPSWPDDKTTETGKVEAWSHGGGAPWQSASFDAETNTIIVGAGNPGPWNTWARTAKDGNPHDYDSLYTSGQVGVDPSTGEVKWFYQHTPNDAWDFSGNNELVLFDYKDKDGKVTKATAHADRNGFFYVVDRNNGKLQNAFPFVDNITWASHIDLKTGRPVENPGQRPAKPLPGETKGKPVEVSPPFLGGKNWNPMAYSQDTGLFYVPGNQWKEEYWTEEVNYKKGSAYLGMGFRIKRMYDDHVGTLRAMNPTTGKVVWEHKEPLPLWAGVLATKGNLVFTGTGDGFFKAFDAKTGQELWKFQTGSGIVSPPITWEQDGEQFIGVTVGYGGAVPLWGGDMAELTKPVAQGGSFWVFKIPSWDKATAQK, via the coding sequence ATGAGAATAAAAACGCTACCCGCCCTCTCCTCCCTGACCGTTGCCTTGCTGCTGGCCGGCAGTCTGTCGTTGAGCACCCATGCCAACGCAGCCGTGACCTGGGAAGACATCGCCAACGACCACCTCACCACCAAGGACGTCTTGCAATACGGCATGGGCACCAACGCCCAGCGCTGGAGCCCATTGGCCCAGGTCAACGACAAGAACGTGTTCAAGCTCACACCGGCCTGGTCCTACTCGTTCGGTGACGAGAAGCAACGCGGCCAGGAATCCCAGGCCATCGTCAGCGACGGCGTGGTGTACGTCACCGGATCCTATTCGCGGGTATTCGCCCTCGACGCCAAGACCGGCAAGCGCCTGTGGACCTACAATCACCGGCTGCCGGACAACATTCGCCCGTGCTGCGATGTGGTCAATCGCGGCGCGGCCATCTACGGCGACAAGATCTACTTCGGCACGCTGGATGCGCGGCTGGTCGCCCTGGACAAGAACACCGGCAAGGTGGTGTGGAACAAGAAATTCGGCGACCACGCTGGCGGCTACACCATGACCGGTGCCCCAGTGCTGATCAAGGACAAGACCAGCGGCAAGGTGCTGCTGATCCATGGCAGTTCCGGCGACGAGTTCGGCGTGGTCGGGCAGTTGTTTGCCCGCGACCCGGATACCGGTGAGGAAGTCTGGATGCGACCTTTCGTCGAGGGCCACATGGGCCGCCTCAACGGCAAGGACAGCACCCCGACCGGCGACGTCAAGGCGCCGTCCTGGCCCGACGACAAAACCACCGAAACCGGCAAGGTCGAAGCCTGGAGCCATGGCGGTGGCGCGCCTTGGCAGAGCGCCAGTTTTGACGCCGAGACCAACACCATCATCGTCGGCGCGGGCAACCCCGGCCCATGGAATACATGGGCCCGCACCGCGAAGGATGGCAACCCACACGACTATGACAGCCTCTATACCTCCGGCCAGGTCGGCGTCGACCCGAGCACTGGCGAAGTGAAGTGGTTCTATCAACACACCCCCAACGACGCCTGGGATTTTTCCGGTAACAACGAGCTGGTGCTGTTCGACTACAAGGACAAGGACGGCAAGGTGACCAAGGCCACCGCCCACGCCGACCGCAACGGTTTCTTCTACGTGGTGGACCGCAACAACGGCAAACTGCAGAACGCCTTCCCCTTCGTCGACAACATCACCTGGGCCAGCCACATCGACCTGAAGACCGGTCGCCCGGTGGAGAACCCGGGGCAGCGTCCGGCCAAGCCATTGCCCGGTGAAACCAAGGGCAAACCGGTGGAAGTCTCGCCACCCTTCCTCGGCGGCAAGAACTGGAACCCCATGGCCTACAGCCAGGACACTGGGCTGTTCTATGTCCCCGGCAACCAGTGGAAAGAGGAATACTGGACCGAGGAAGTGAATTACAAAAAGGGCTCTGCGTACTTGGGCATGGGCTTTCGCATCAAGCGGATGTATGACGATCACGTCGGCACCCTGCGAGCGATGAACCCCACCACCGGCAAGGTGGTCTGGGAGCACAAAGAGCCGCTGCCACTGTGGGCCGGCGTCCTCGCGACCAAAGGCAACCTGGTGTTCACCGGCACCGGCGACGGCTTTTTCAAGGCTTTTGATGCCAAGACGGGACAGGAGCTGTGGAAATTCCAGACCGGCAGCGGCATCGTCTCCCCGCCCATCACCTGGGAACAGGACGGCGAGCAATTCATTGGCGTGACCGTCGGCTACGGCGGTGCCGTGCCGTTGTGGGGCGGCGACATGGCCGAGCTGACCAAACCCGTCGCCCAGGGTGGGTCGTTCTGGGTGTTCAAGATTCCGAGTTGGGATAAAGCGACGGCGCAAAAGTAG